Genomic window (Vitis riparia cultivar Riparia Gloire de Montpellier isolate 1030 chromosome 4, EGFV_Vit.rip_1.0, whole genome shotgun sequence):
AtgagacacaacgaggacgttttGTTTGCATAGGAGGGTGTTTATGATATTTCAcatcaaatatgagataaagTTTTCTAACGGTATATAAGCAAGGCGAGAAAAGGGGCATTCCTGGTCAAAGCATTGATTCTATGGGGAGATAGGTCAGAGCTAGCATTGAATAAGAAGAAGCTTCCTCTTAGTGACGTATAAGATCATTTTAatcttgtaaatatattttaaagttgtaaagACTCATTTTGGTTCAAAATAGACAATATCTACAAAGTTAGGAATGTGTCGTTATAATAATCGTggaagttgttttcatttatattaaaaatacaaatttaagatttagattatgtttggtttcataaattatcaagaaaataaaaaaaatattaacaaaagttttattatatttggttttactttAAAAACCCTTCGaagaaaagtaaatataattaaaattagttagaaatttatatatttaaatattatttaatctttatataacaaagaaaaataaataaaataagtttgaaaaaaaacatataaaaaaatttattaattctaaatCTAATCTTACTTTccttcttttactttttttcttctacatttTCCCATatcttttcttaaattttttaaaaatcaaatataaccttaaggttttaaagaggaaaaatgttAGGGTGTCGATTTGATACTTACCACACTCATAATTTCGACTATTAAAAATGTATGATCAAATTTAGTCCGTTGGATAGAGTGTATATTTGTACGGGACTATGATACAAATAATgtgaaattgaataaaatataaataaataaataaataaaaagtacaaaaaatggaataaataaaaaagagtacAAAAAATGGAATGTAGATGGGATGCAAAAGAATAGACCAATTTGTATACATAAAAATATTGTGATTGGTGCCGGTCTCCATTAGGCAATCGATTTGTCACGATAGCCCGACCCTTGTAATTTTGTAAAGGTTTTCTAGCGCAGGGAGGACAAAAAGTGAGTGGGAAAGGCTTGAAAGAAGGCATTTCCATATTATcattaagggtattttggtaatagaaaagtttgaaaagGACACAAAAAGAATCAACAAGTAGGTGGGTGCATTCAAACTTCAAAGTCAAACCCTCTTCTCAAAATACCATTCAACTCTGCTataatttgttaatattattaagtaggTTGTGGTGTACTCTTAaagatttaattattattattataaaataaatttatttagcaATGTTTTacacaaataaattatattatatagaaGGAGGTGATCTAGAGGCGGAAAAAGACGAGTGTCCAATgtattgatgaaaaataagatttttgggttgttttctaaaatactTATTTCATTAGTCAATTTTCCTGTCCTAAGTCGtgaataaaattacaaatataaaaatcaaagtcTTGACGCTTGTTTTCAtatgaaaaagaggaaaaattcGAGGCAGGATAAAGAAAAAActtctttatgattttttgaaaaaaagaatacaagtagaatattttttattttttattttttttgagagaCATGTCTTGTCACAAATCgagaaaaaaaacatgtattttttaatttaaatagggATAGCTTTTACGCAATTTTAAAACTCCTAAAAACTGCTTCTTTGTGTTCTACTTATCGGTTTGAGTCAAGTAAACCCATTTGTCGCCCAAAGCCAACTCCATTGCGTAtatttaatagttgatctcaATCCCAACTTTTGTTTGACAAGGCTAATGAGCCAAGACATGCAATATAGGTGTGGGGTTCCTTAATGATGCCCATTAATTTTCACAATCCAATCACCACACCGTTGATCTCAATCCCAACTGTTGATGACAAGGCCAATGAGTCAAGACATGGAATATAGGTGTGGGGTTCCTTAATGATGCCCATTAATATTCACAATCCAATCACCGCAACGCATCCCACCCCACTTGGCACCATTGATTAAAATATCAATCCTAACTTTTGTTGACAAGGCTAATGAGCCAAGACATACAATATAGGTGTCTTGGCTCACCTTATCATTGGGGCAAGTTTGCCTCTTATTAATAATTTTGCACctacatatatattaaaagttttcatatacataaaatatttaaacaacaaattaattataattattttataattaaataaaaaatgttcatTTAATTGAGTaacaaaaagtttttaatatcattaatatattaattaaatattaaaaaattatacatttattatcatttattttatatcatttaataccattaaattaaatatattataattttaatattaaatatattttaaaattaaatatattataatcaaatatcacaatattattattgaataatatttgatgtaacttaataatcaatgtacacttatatatatatattaatttcttcaacaaaacaactttaaaatgtttattgtatttctaatttcatttctaagagttttatttacattttcaaaagttttgatcaattttaagccaattaatattttgtatcaaaatatccaccgatatatccgtaaaatcgaactattgatatattcatgattattgatttttttatcctTGTTTGGCACCCAAAGCCAAACCCATTGCATACATTTAATGGTTGATCCAAATTCCAACTTCTGTTCACAAGGCTAATAAGCCAAGACATGCAATATAGGTGTGGGTTCCTTGACAATGCCTATCGATATTCACAATCCATTCACCTCATCCTACTCCACTTGGCACCCAAAGCTAACTTAATTGCTTACATTTAGGCATAGAGTAGGATACATATatatcataagatatcatatcaattgaatatgatatatatatattttaaaatatgatttccaataggatatgatatccttagatatacatattttacatatatgacattttaaagtaatatatcatatatcatattatatttatatttaatttgtgaaatgaataaaaaaaataaaatatatattattttcaattttaaaataaaaattatatcacatttaaatatttttaattaaaaaaatgaaaattttgtcatgtttaacaatattcatgattaaattatttaaactttacaattttttttatattatgttatttaatatataaaaataatttatatatatatcatatattaatattattttataaatatttttttgtttttcttttttaattataaatttaatttataacatttttttttttttttgtaaaatgagtatttaaaaaaaaatatattatcatacATAGGATATGTATAGCTTATAGTTTACCGTTAGGAATGACAATGGGGTGGGTTTGGGATGGGtagcccccatcccaacccccgccctatttattcaaaacaattctcatctccgtcttatttaaaaaattaaatgggataGGACGGGTATGATAAATTTTCATACTCGCCCCTTCCCgtccgtttaactttttttttttaaaattttaattttttttaaaaaaattacttttaaaatttttaattatattaaaataaatatattttataaataattaaattattatattttttataacttattttattaaaaatattttattattatctatatattaaaaattaaattaaattaattttaaaatttaaatttaatttaattttaaaattaattttatatataattggggtgAGGCAAGGCGGGATGGGGCAATACCTGAACCCGCCgtgggatttttaaaaaaatatcaaacccGTTCCATTAGGGATGGGGcgagtacccgaaaaaacccggcCCATTACCATCCCTACTTACCATGAGATTAATATGTAAAagggataaataaaaaatgttgataatatatcttatctcatatttgattaaaCATAAGATATGATAAGTAATAGGTATCATATCCCatcaaccaaccaaacatgggatagaATATAATATCCCCTCTATTATTCTATCTCATATTATATCCTGCCAACAAAATATTACCTTATGGAATTTATTTAAATCCAATTTATTTGTTGATATAAATAATCCAAGATATAAATGATGACCATTAATATCAACAATCCAATCACTTGACCCCACCACGAAATAAATGTAAATGAAACAATCCATACAATTTAGACAGGTAAAAATtacaatatcaaataaatttatgtctATATAACATGTAATGTCCatatttttctcacattttctctcttatttttttgtacaaaaaaaattgtaacaaaaGGGATGATTTAACATTTAGACATGACTTATAATTGAATTTACTTCAAGAAGATAAAGTTTACCCTAACTATATATGACACACGAAACACACATTTGAAACTAATGGTTCATGTGTGGAAAGAATATAAGTCTATGTCCAACATTAAAATGATCGTGTAAACACTAACTCTAATTTTCATGTCACCCCCATTTCTGAGTCCAGTATGGCGGCCTATATGATCCCATACATACATCAGTATTTTTCACTAGTTTTCTAGTAATTTTCCCCTGATTTTCTTGaccgagaaaatagaaaatccaTGTTCAAACCCCAAGCCAAAGGGCCCCTATTTCAGCTCACAAATCAAGTGCAGTGCTCATGGATTCGTTCAATACCatctgatatttttttatatttaaacccCATTCCCCCCACCTCCACCGTTCACAGACACCCATCATGGAGCTCTCTTTACTCTACATGCTTCCATGGGCCATCCTCTTCACCACTCTTTCTCTTTCATTCCTCATCTACAAGCTCATGATCATCTCCCATGGTACACCCAGAAACCTTCCGTCCGGCAATACCGGTCTGCCCTATATCGGAGAAAGCATCCAGTTCCTCTCCAATGGCAGAAAGGGTCATCCCGAGAAGTTCATTTCTGAGAGAATGTTGAAGTTCTCATCCAAAGTTTTCAAGACCTCACTCTTCGGAGAAACTGCTGCAGTCTTCTGTGGCTCGGCCGGGAACAAGTTCTTGTTCTCCAACGAGAACAAGCTTGTGACCGCATGGTGGCCGAGCTCCGTAAACAAAATCTTCCCTTCCTCTCTGCAAACCTCCTCGCAGGaagaatcaaagaaaatgagaaagctGCTTCCGGGCTTTCTCAAACCCGAAGCCCTCCAAAGATATATCAGTATCATGGACGTGATAGCTCAGAGGCACTTTGAGTCCAGCTGGGACAACAAGGAAGAAGTCACAGTCTTCCCGCTAGCCAAGATGTTCACATTCTGGCTGGCTTGTCGCCTGTTTTTGAGCGTAGAAGACCCCGACCATGTCGAAAAGCTTGCAGAGCCCTTCAACGAACTGGCCGCCGGGATCATAGCCCTACCTATTGATTTGCCTGGGACGTCATTTAACAAGGGGATCAAAGCTTCAAACCTAGTTAGAAAGGAGCTTCATGCAATAATCAAGAAGAGGAAGATGAATCTTGCGGACAACAAGGCGTCGACGACGCAGGACATATTGTCACATATGCTTCTCACTTGTGATGAGAATGGAGAGTACATGAATGAAGAGGATATAGCTGATAAAATTCTCGGGTTGCTCGTCGGAGGTCATGACACAGCCAGTGCTACCATTACTTTTATTGTCAAGTTCCTTGCAGAGCTGCCTCATGTTTACGATGAAGTTTTCAAGGGTAAGTCACCCAAAACCCACTATTTTCCCACTGTTAATAGCcttatttttgtgtttgttttctttatttaacgTCTGATATCTCGGATCTTTACTCATCTAGAGATCTGTTCACCATAAATTAGAGATGTGCACCTCCGTCTCTGATATCTCGGATCTTCACTCATCTAGAGATGTTcactataaattaattagaaaaaggcAAGTACAAAATTCTAATTATTCCGATCAAGTCTAAGAAGGCCTAATCACTTAAAAAATGTCTAACAATCAATCATCATTTATACAAACATGACGTCTCGTTGTTTCAATCATTTAGATATTAGTCCATTAGGATTCAAAAGGTTTTTAcgactttaaaacatatttgcatattataatataatatatataatcctATATCAAAATGGAATGGTCTTAATTATCAGCAGTACCTAGGTAATAAGCTTGTCATGTTTTGCTTAACAGAACAAATGGAGATAGCAAAATCAAAGGCCCCAGGTGAGCTGTTGAATTGGGAGGACATTCCAAAGATGAGGTATTCATGGAATGTAGCATGTGAAGTGATGAGACTGGCACCACCCGTTCAAGGAGCTTTCCGAGAAGCCATGAATGACTTCATCTTCGAGGGTTTCTCCATTCCAAAGGGATGGAAGGTCAGTTACTTCATGTATCACATACACTTCTTCCGTCTTATCTACATGCATATATGCTTGTGAAACAACTCCAATACTTACATGTGTTGTCTTCAATCTTTCGATAATCAGCTGTACTGGAGCACGCACTCGACCCACCGGAATCCGGAACACTTCCCCGAGCCGGAAAAATTCGACCCCTCGAGGTTTGAAGGAAAGGGACCAACCCCTTACACCTATGTGCCTTTCGGAGGAGGACCCAGGATGTGCCCTGGCAAAGAGTATGCTAGATTGGAAGTACTAGTGTTCATGCACAATTTAGTGAGAAGGTTCAAATGGGAGAAGCTGCTGCCAGATGAGAAGATTATAGTAGACCCCATGCCCATTCCTGCAAAAGGCCTTCCCATTCGCCTCCATCCTCACCAACCCTAGACCTATGTTATGAACATCATATCTACTCTCTTCAATGATATTGTAGCATTCAGTATGTGTCTGTATGGCTTCTTTCAATTTTGGTTAATGATCCATGTTCTAATTATTACTACTATAGACTTGCATGCAACTAATAATTAAGCTAACATGGGTTATAAAGCAATCTTGTGAGTTTGCAATGGACTCAATTAATGGTTGAAATAAATGTTGGTCAAGTTCAAACTCTCATTAACTTCTGAGGGCAAGAGTATTATgatttgatattaaaaacaataagaactAGAATTTTATGAAGTATTGTGTAGCTCATCTTGAAATATGTACATGCATGATAGgcctaaatataaaaaatatgaaaattggataTCTGATTAGGTGATTATTTTAGAAAacggttttttgttttttgacacccaaaaataagaaaacacgtttgataattaacaaaaaatagaaaaatagttttctatttttttaaaaataaaataaaatatttaaaaaaaaacatttttagttgttttaagttgttttcacttagggtaattttaaaaaataattataagaaatatagagaatgaataaaaataaacaccatatataaaaattatttttaagaagtactttaaaatataaaaaaacaagttacatatattttaatttctcaaacatatttttgttcaacaaaatataagagcatgtttagtaactattttcaaaaatagttttgaaaaatagttttatgatgttttatagaataaaagtatgcaagaaactcaaaatattttaacctgtttttaatattttaaaatatgttttaaaaataatttttatgtttagtgttttattttcaatgattttacatatttgtataattattttttaaaacagtccttacaaaataagtgaaaacaatagaaaacaattaaaagatattctcTAAAGATAACTTATTCTATGttctcaaaaatagaaaaaaaaactatttttagttgttaaacatgttttcttagttttcttgttataaatgaaaaataaaaaataattgtcaaacagACATTAAGAgatcaataaaaattgtttttcaaaacaattgtgaaaaacacttttcaataaaatattgtCGAGTCAACCCAACTtataaaatcttaaataaaaattttttcctcattttttaaaaaataacatcatTTTTGGCATAGTTTTCAAGGATAGCTTTGATAACGTCTAGGCATTGACTATCACATTTAGTAAGTAGTTAtgtaaaaaggaaataaagattTTGAAGTCCATGCACCAAGCAAGGTAGAAGAAGAGTCCAAGAGGAAtccaaaattagaaataattgaATCACATGACATGTCCAAATTATTCAATAGAAAATAACGAGAGATAGTAGAGATAGGACTTAAATAATTGGAACAAATTCAACATTCATCCACCATGGgaataaaaaatatgcataGGAAGGGAAGTTAATTTTGGTACTTTTTCATTTGGTCAATACTCCATAACtatatatttaaatacaaataatttttattttatcttccaTTCCACTCCTTTCCTACTAGCCaaacaagtatatatatatatacactactTTCCTTGGTGACTAAGCTGCCACATGTGTGTAAACACAacattaaaatcaaagaaaggaATGAGGGAAAATCCCATTTGGACTTAAAGTTGTGATTTGTTGacaaaacttgaatttgataaaattttcctagatttgaattgattataattgtatttaagttaaatttgtgtcgtataactcatttaataaataaataattttttatatcaatttatataatatgaaatttaattcaaattgacATAATAATCATACTATTAACTCGATTATAATCCTAACTTATTTAACCTACATTTGactcatttaaaatttgattttgaatgacGAGATCAATTACATCATGAAcatataagattaaaaatttaatcatattataagattaaaaatttaatcatattgAATAAGATTTAACTTGACCAAATTATTAAATCAGACCTAATTTTTTAATAGGTTATATGATGTTTtaactatttaataattaaatcatatttaggTAATCTTCCATATATCTATGATACcctatttttttatcatatcttaATGAGAGAGTAATTGACTCAAccttcaattaaaattatttttgtcttcATCTTGtgctttgtaatattttgttcTTCCAAAAATCTTTCATTCGGAGTTAGGAGCTCTAATACTAATATGTAGTGCCAATGGAagctttaatgcaaataaaattagattaataatacaaagacaaaataattaatatataaaacatcTTATATTTTCTTACTCCTTATATTCGTACCTGAACCACGAGTTCTTTCACTCCGTTGGATATcttctgtgttttttttttttacatttctgttacattttttttcacatcTTTATCCACCTTATATAGTCTTTATAAACCCACCTCCATTGTATGACTTTTTCCTCGTgatctagaatatttataaagatattcaaaataatgttgtttattttataaggaaatttattattataatagtatatcaattaaaaaaaatattaattttaataattttttttataaaaatgagtttATACTAATTGAAAATTTAGGACACTTTTTGattggtaaaaaataaataaataaaaattaaaagtgtgtataaatgaaaatttgaagttataaatgttaaaaaatttttaataaaatttattgtaaaaatgtaatgttagtataataaaaaattttgaccaAATGGTAAAAAGTTGAAATACAAATTTATGATCAAATCCCTTTTAAGTCAAGAATAAGAAATGTTTTAATAGTTCTTGggtcattgtattttttaaaagttttcataCATAGAAAAATTGTTTAGCAAGTTGGCCACATGTCATTGTCTTATTATAAGTAGTTCAGGGATTGGGGAAGATCCAAAGGACAAGGACAAGGACAAGGTCTCATCCAAAGTCTTCAAGGCTAAAGGACAAAAGCATTGCGGATCCATTTTTTGTTGTGTTGCCCGTCCGACAATATCTATTTTTCGAGATTTATTAccgatttttttatttaatttctgtttAATACCAAAACTTTACATTAATTGCAACGGCCAAAGAGTCGAGGCCTGACCAGCCCATCTAGCGGTCCTAGGCTCCTAGCCCACATGGTTGGGACCATTGTAAGGGTACCATCTCATTGAAAAGGTGGTGGCTGTTTTTTTAAGGTTTCGGAACCCGTCCTGCTACCATGGCCCTATATTTTCTCTCAACAGTgacttaggctatgtttggtttcggaaaatttgagaaaaaatacgagagaaagaaaatacaaaagaaaaatagaaggaaagaaaaaatgaaggaaaataaaaaaatagattaaaagttgataaattattatttttgttatttcaaactcattttatttattttaactcatcaatataaagattaaataatttaaaaatacataagtttttaattagttttaattatatttgattttctttgatatttttcataggacaaccaaacatgagaaaatcatttttcttaacattttttttttcctttgtactttccgggaaccaaacatagccttaaagtAGCTTATGAAGTAATTATACACGAAAAATCCCAACAAAAACATGCaaccaaaataatattaattacagTATGACACTTAAAATTAGCATTTAGGATTAGATTAAGCAGCTTAAGAGATAAAACGACTTCTGAAAGGTCGAAGAGAGTGTGTGTGATGAAATGCTGGAAGAGAGTATTTTGAACACAACCAAATGCTCTAACAAAGTTCCAAGTAATGTTGCTAGAACCCCAATCTCATGATTAGGACTCTTAAGGCCattgaaataaatgaagaatatgcagaaaagagaaaggaagggAACTTTATGATATAGGAAATGGTGCCTTTTATACAAGGAAATCAAGTAAAGCTGTATTCCATTGATACATCTGAAAGAACATAAACAATACTCTTAAGTTTCAACTGTAATGCTCagttgaaaatgatataaactAAAACAGCAGCAAGATAACCAGAACAATGGGTACATTTACAGACTTCCACCAGTCTAAGCCTCTATGACTCAAGCATTCTACAATCAAATCGGATGAATAAGACTCCcctttcattcttttcttcttatttttctaaatctcAAAACCAGTAACTCAGTTCTGCTATCATTTCTTTGGTCCATCCTTATGATGATCAGATGGATACGTGACAGATGAACTAActatatattttaagaaaatagcAAATGGAACACAATTTTGAAACCCTTCAGTACATTAGCTCTCCGAGTATGCCTGCTATTTTGGTGATGGATAGACAACGGTATTTGGAAGATGATGATTAGTCAAAGAATGGAGCTGAAGCTTTCAATGGGATCGGATTCTTCAAGAATGGAGGCTGCTTGGAAGCAGTCTATAGCATCAGCTATTCGTCCATCGTCTCTGTGAGCCATTCCCAGGTAATACCAAGCCATTCGGTTGGTAGGCTCTATCCTCAATGCATCTGAAAGTAGGCTTCTCACAACAGGAAATGCCTTCGAGCCCTTCTTCAACAACAGAGCACCA
Coding sequences:
- the LOC117913383 gene encoding beta-amyrin 28-monooxygenase-like, which codes for MELSLLYMLPWAILFTTLSLSFLIYKLMIISHGTPRNLPSGNTGLPYIGESIQFLSNGRKGHPEKFISERMLKFSSKVFKTSLFGETAAVFCGSAGNKFLFSNENKLVTAWWPSSVNKIFPSSLQTSSQEESKKMRKLLPGFLKPEALQRYISIMDVIAQRHFESSWDNKEEVTVFPLAKMFTFWLACRLFLSVEDPDHVEKLAEPFNELAAGIIALPIDLPGTSFNKGIKASNLVRKELHAIIKKRKMNLADNKASTTQDILSHMLLTCDENGEYMNEEDIADKILGLLVGGHDTASATITFIVKFLAELPHVYDEVFKEQMEIAKSKAPGELLNWEDIPKMRYSWNVACEVMRLAPPVQGAFREAMNDFIFEGFSIPKGWKLYWSTHSTHRNPEHFPEPEKFDPSRFEGKGPTPYTYVPFGGGPRMCPGKEYARLEVLVFMHNLVRRFKWEKLLPDEKIIVDPMPIPAKGLPIRLHPHQP